One window from the genome of Carnobacteriaceae bacterium zg-84 encodes:
- the rseP gene encoding RIP metalloprotease RseP, with protein MQIIVFLLVFGVIVTIHEFGHFYFAKRSGILVREFAIGMGPKIFATKKNGTTYTIRALPVGGYVRLAGYGDDVEPLKAGQLISIVLNQDNIVTCINTCAKTRLDKAVPFEVRQADLEKEMLLIGRLAGQDTDSTFSVSKEATYIEENGTEIQVAPLEKQFEQASIFRRILVNFGGPLNNFILGILLFILVGFMNGGIPHLLNKVNVMENTPAYQAGIRTGDSITQVDHQETKNGAELYQRLSEAKKTQTQVELIVEKENHEMVTYTVPFQNNVIGVTFQQEKDASVTSILAYGFTRTWEIATGIWSTLAGFFKTGFDIQQFGGPVAIAQASGQATQGGIMSVLMFMAAISVNLGVMNLLPIPALDGGKIVLNILELLRGKPISKEKETMITLVFAGLLVLLMVAVTFNDIQRWFFK; from the coding sequence ATGCAAATTATTGTATTTTTACTTGTTTTTGGGGTGATAGTCACCATTCATGAATTTGGTCATTTTTATTTTGCAAAACGTTCAGGTATTCTTGTTCGAGAATTTGCGATTGGTATGGGACCTAAAATTTTTGCCACAAAGAAAAATGGGACAACATATACTATTCGCGCATTGCCTGTTGGGGGATATGTTCGTTTAGCAGGATATGGTGATGATGTTGAACCCTTAAAAGCAGGACAGTTGATTAGTATTGTACTCAATCAAGACAATATAGTGACATGCATTAATACATGCGCTAAAACAAGATTGGATAAAGCAGTACCTTTTGAAGTGCGTCAAGCCGATTTAGAAAAAGAAATGCTTTTAATAGGTCGTCTAGCAGGGCAAGATACAGATAGTACTTTTTCTGTTTCAAAAGAGGCAACGTATATCGAAGAAAACGGAACTGAAATACAAGTAGCACCACTAGAAAAACAGTTTGAACAAGCAAGTATTTTTCGCCGTATTCTTGTTAATTTTGGTGGACCATTAAACAATTTTATATTAGGTATTTTACTATTTATTTTAGTTGGATTTATGAATGGTGGTATTCCTCATTTATTGAATAAAGTAAATGTTATGGAAAACACACCTGCGTATCAAGCCGGTATTCGTACAGGGGACAGTATCACACAGGTAGATCATCAAGAAACGAAAAATGGGGCAGAATTATACCAAAGACTATCTGAAGCGAAAAAAACACAAACACAAGTTGAATTGATAGTGGAAAAAGAAAATCATGAGATGGTGACATACACTGTACCGTTTCAAAATAATGTCATTGGTGTTACATTCCAACAAGAAAAAGATGCTTCTGTAACGTCAATTTTGGCGTATGGTTTCACAAGAACATGGGAAATTGCTACAGGTATTTGGTCAACTCTAGCTGGATTTTTCAAAACAGGATTTGATATTCAACAATTTGGAGGACCAGTAGCAATTGCTCAAGCAAGTGGGCAAGCCACTCAAGGTGGTATAATGTCTGTTTTAATGTTTATGGCTGCGATTAGTGTGAATTTAGGTGTGATGAACTTATTGCCAATTCCAGCATTAGACGGTGGGAAAATCGTATTGAATATACTAGAATTATTGCGTGGGAAACCAATTAGTAAAGAAAAAGAAACCATGATTACATTGGTATTTGCAGGATTATTAGTATTACTCATGGTTGCCGTAACGTTTAATGATATACAGCGTTGGTTTTTTAAATAA
- a CDS encoding phosphatidate cytidylyltransferase produces MKLRIITALVILAIGLPLLYFGGLTFQLSIVGLATICFMEIMHMAKIKIPSPEVIIGLLATIGLTIPITYYNYFRMTPLLWLCLCSFALLVLTVFSKNEFSFEKVGIVSLAALYIGLGAHHVLILREYGFVAILFIFSIGWITDSGAYFVGRRFGKHRLAPHISPNKSIEGSVGGTALAVLYALIFVAIHQPFATLSLDFLGTILLAFGVSLAGQMGDLVESALKRFYHVKDSGNILPGHGGVLDRFDSTLFGVVACHIILICLI; encoded by the coding sequence TTGAAGTTAAGAATTATAACAGCGCTTGTCATTTTGGCGATAGGTCTGCCATTATTATATTTTGGAGGATTAACGTTCCAGCTTTCTATTGTAGGACTAGCTACTATTTGTTTTATGGAAATTATGCATATGGCAAAAATAAAAATACCTTCTCCGGAAGTGATTATTGGATTGTTGGCAACGATTGGCTTAACCATTCCAATTACTTACTACAATTATTTCCGTATGACACCTTTACTTTGGCTATGTCTATGCTCCTTTGCGTTACTCGTTTTAACCGTTTTTTCTAAAAATGAATTTTCATTTGAAAAAGTAGGTATAGTTTCGCTCGCAGCTTTATATATTGGATTAGGTGCACACCATGTACTTATTCTTAGAGAGTATGGATTTGTTGCGATTTTGTTCATTTTTTCTATTGGCTGGATAACTGATTCAGGTGCGTACTTTGTAGGAAGACGTTTTGGGAAACACCGTTTAGCCCCACATATTAGTCCTAATAAATCGATTGAAGGATCTGTTGGTGGAACGGCACTTGCTGTTTTATATGCACTCATTTTTGTTGCGATACATCAACCATTTGCGACACTTTCACTAGATTTTCTAGGGACGATTTTATTGGCATTTGGTGTTTCGTTAGCAGGACAAATGGGAGATTTAGTTGAGTCTGCTTTAAAACGATTTTACCATGTTAAAGATTCAGGAAATATACTACCCGGTCATGGTGGTGTGTTAGATAGATTTGATAGCACACTTTTTGGGGTGGTAGCGTGTCACATTATTTTAATTTGCTTAATATAA
- a CDS encoding isoprenyl transferase has protein sequence MFFFKKKQNNEEKISFDEKQGVPNHVAIIMDGNGRWAQQRMLPRVAGHKEGMQTVKTIALHAKKLGVKVLSLYAFSTENWKRPHDEVSFLMKLPIDFFSTFIPQLNENNIRVMTTGFIEQLPEKTQKAVLDAVEQTKQNDGMILNFALNYGSRAEIIAAIKKISIEYHDKVEEINEEIVSDYLWSKQLGEYAEPDLLIRTSGEERISNFMLWQIAYSEFYFTDVFWPDFKEQELEKAFAIYQKRHRRFGGL, from the coding sequence ATGTTTTTTTTCAAAAAGAAACAAAATAATGAAGAAAAAATATCGTTTGATGAAAAGCAAGGTGTTCCTAATCATGTGGCCATTATTATGGATGGAAATGGTCGTTGGGCACAACAACGTATGTTACCTCGTGTAGCTGGGCATAAAGAAGGTATGCAAACAGTTAAAACGATTGCATTGCATGCGAAAAAATTAGGTGTTAAAGTATTGTCTTTATATGCTTTTTCAACAGAAAATTGGAAAAGACCTCACGATGAGGTATCTTTTTTAATGAAATTACCGATTGATTTTTTTAGTACATTTATTCCACAATTAAATGAAAATAATATTCGAGTAATGACAACGGGATTTATTGAGCAATTACCCGAAAAGACGCAAAAAGCTGTTTTGGATGCTGTGGAGCAGACAAAGCAGAATGACGGTATGATTTTAAATTTTGCATTAAATTATGGGTCCCGTGCGGAAATAATTGCTGCGATAAAAAAAATAAGTATTGAATATCATGATAAAGTAGAAGAAATTAACGAAGAGATTGTGTCAGATTATTTATGGTCCAAACAATTAGGCGAGTATGCAGAGCCGGATTTGTTAATTCGTACCAGTGGCGAAGAGCGCATTAGTAATTTTATGTTATGGCAAATCGCTTATAGTGAATTTTATTTTACAGATGTATTTTGGCCTGATTTTAAAGAACAAGAATTAGAAAAAGCGTTCGCAATATATCAAAAACGGCATCGACGTTTTGGAGGATTGTAG